TTTTGTCATCATCTTTGCTTGGACTCTCTAGAGCTTTCATAGAGCAATATGCAGGGTATACAAATCCAAAGATATTGCAAATTAATTGTTGCCCGACACCAAATACTAGGTAAATACCCAAAAACACTGCAGAGCCTGAAACAGAAGAAACAGATTCAATATTTCTCGAAATTCTATCCTTTGAACTTAAACAAAAATACCCTTTTTAATCAATGTTAAATCATCCATAGTTGTTATTCTGTTACTAGTTtcatactatacatatatatacatatatatatatatatatcaatcaTCATAATGTATAAGAGTTACTTGCAGTTTGTGTAATATCAAAATATTGACTTGTCATGCTCATAAAagtaattcatttgaagttGTCGTTACGTAAAGCGAGAAACAACGATTTTATACAGTTACTTACCATACAGGGAATAAAAAAACGACTGGATCGATCACTAACGACTAACCTAACGAACTCACCTAAAAAGAGATAGGTCCTGTTAACCCCGGTTTGTTTCTCGACTTTCGCAAGATACTTTGTCCAAAGTTTGCTCTCGTCGTGCAAAGCTTTATCTAAAGAATCTTTAACTGCAGCAAGCCTCGCCATTTTGTTAACGAAAAGAACAACTGCCTACAATAAGAATGTAAGAATTTTACTAGTAATTTCTGCGGTAAAGACACAGAAATGCTGTAGTACTGCGCAGCTGTGCGAATTTAGGTATGACAGTATTCGACAGCGTTGCAATTCTACGAGCTACATTTTGGCGGGCTTTCGTACTTCTACACACTTCcgtttccatgcgaaactggCTCGAACGATAATCTGATTTTGACAGTACGATACTTTTTTCTATTGGTTAAAGAAAAGACAAGAAAATTCTGggatgattatttattttacagtTTGTACAATTAGAATGGACGCTAATTCAAACCAGCTGCTAATAATATCTAGGGACTTTCGGTTTCATTGTAGAGAGGGCGCTCGATCGACTTTGTTCCAACCCTTGCTCCACCCTTACAGTGTGTTGTCGTGCGATTGCGCACGATCTAaaagtaattttatattttcacatGTTTTCTGTTACATCTATTGCCttaattaatattgttattatttgaaTAAGGAATCTAATTTCGTAAAGAGATGAAAAGGTTACATGCAAACAATCTAAGAAATTGCACATCTAATTTTCTGTCTCTTTTCGCAGACTTGTGGTACGCCTATGGATCTTACATTATTTTCCCGCCAAATCTTTTCTAACGGTCCCAAGATCAAGAGAAGCGCGACATCTGACGAGGGGATGTTTTCTGAGCTTTCCACCGAAAGTACATAGATGGTGTTAATCGGATCAGAAGATGGCGTCGGTTAACACGATTTAAATATTGAAAAGTTTGCCGTTGAAAGTCCACATTGTTCTGCTGCAACTGGTTAGTGCAGAACTTTTgctgtatttattatttcttagtcATAGTAAACAGAACGAACAATTGAGGAATTAAGACCGCATCTGTAGTAGACTATTGTTATCGCTAGAATGATAACAAATGACTGATTAGTGCGTGTTGTCAAGATAATCGTTTTGCAACAAGTATTACGATATATGTAGCTAGACACGATAATCATTGCGATAATTATCATTGTTTCATTCAGAAAAATCATCGATTGACAAAACTCAGCATTGTTTGATCTCGCGTGCTAGAGAGTGGCGCAATCAGAAATTGTAATATCATAATGTATTTAGAAGTATGTCATTCCTTATTAGTAAACAATTATAACATATTCAACATTGGAACACTAAAAACTCAAATTAGCATAAACATAAACGAACTCGAGTCCCTTTCTTTGGGAAGTTATTTTGACAAAACCAGACAAAGCACAAATTTCTCGTTTTTAAGGATATTCACTGCTATCTAATAGCGTTATGTAAACCTTTTTCGAGCGCCAAAATGATGGCATGGGACGATCCCTAAGGAACTGCTTTCCAATTGTATGAAACATATAAAACAAATCGTGTGGCTAATCTACTTTTAATTTGCCAGAACATTACAAATCTTCGAGAACGTTCTCTCCACGGTTATGTTCCACGCTTCAGCCACTTCTGGAGTGAATTGTTTCCCGAGTATCTGACGAAAAACGTCCAGTATCACCTGCTTCATATCCTACGAATAAATTAGGTTGTTTATCAAAATTGTTGTACATTCTGAAAAGAAGTACACATACcgcaaaattaatattttcttcaaatatGGTACTTTTCGAGGACTAACAATTTTtcgtaattttttaaattattcaatTGAAATACCTGAAATTGCTGCTCCGTCTGTCCGCGATTTTTGTGACGCTCAGCCAACATGATCAGATTCGCGTCCATTAATCCCGGGTCGTGCAAGGAATCGATAACACTATTTAAGGCTGCAATTATGTTAGCACAATGAGCCTGAAACTTTTTGTTAGCTGGCAGTTCGGGTAATGGCATGTCCTTGAACGGTTGAAACTCTTGCTGATACACCGGGTATTTGGTGAAA
This genomic stretch from Megalopta genalis isolate 19385.01 chromosome 5, iyMegGena1_principal, whole genome shotgun sequence harbors:
- the LOC117227055 gene encoding cytoglobin-2, giving the protein MASILRYFGYLAEDNRLDEATGLTDRQKRLVQNTWTVIKKDQVNSGVAVMIAYFTKYPVYQQEFQPFKDMPLPELPANKKFQAHCANIIAALNSVIDSLHDPGLMDANLIMLAERHKNRGQTEQQFQDMKQVILDVFRQILGKQFTPEVAEAWNITVERTFSKICNVLAN